The Geodermatophilaceae bacterium NBWT11 genome has a segment encoding these proteins:
- the tuf gene encoding elongation factor Tu codes for MAKAKFERTKPHVNIGTIGHIDHGKTTLTAAITKVLHDKYPNLNEASAFDQIDKAPEEKARGITISIAHVEYQTENRHYAHVDCPGHADYIKNMITGAAQMDGAILVVAATDGPMPQTKEHVLLARQVGVPYIVVALNKSDMVDDEEILELVELEVRELLSEYEFPGDDLPVVRVSALKALEGDAEWGDKLMELMDAVDASIPEPEREIDKPFLMPVEDVFTITGRGTVVTGRVERGIVKVSEEIEIVGIRPTSSKTTVTGVEMFRKLLDQGQAGDNVGLLLRGIKREDVERGQVVVKPGSITPHTNFEGSVYILSKDEGGRHTPFFNNYRPQFYFRTTDVTGVVTLPSGTEMVMPGDNTEMTVELIQPIAMEEGLRFAIREGGRTVGAGRVVKINQ; via the coding sequence GTGGCCAAGGCCAAGTTCGAGCGGACCAAGCCGCACGTCAACATCGGCACCATCGGGCACATCGACCACGGGAAGACGACGCTCACCGCGGCGATCACCAAGGTCCTGCACGACAAGTACCCGAACCTCAACGAGGCGTCCGCGTTCGACCAGATCGACAAGGCGCCCGAGGAGAAGGCGCGTGGGATCACGATCTCCATCGCCCACGTCGAGTACCAGACCGAGAACCGGCACTACGCGCACGTCGACTGCCCCGGGCACGCCGACTACATCAAGAACATGATCACCGGCGCGGCCCAGATGGACGGCGCGATCCTCGTGGTCGCGGCGACCGACGGCCCGATGCCGCAGACCAAGGAGCACGTGCTCCTGGCCCGCCAGGTCGGCGTCCCCTACATCGTCGTGGCCCTGAACAAGTCCGACATGGTCGACGACGAGGAGATCCTGGAGCTCGTCGAGCTCGAGGTCCGCGAGCTGCTGTCGGAGTACGAGTTCCCGGGTGACGACCTGCCGGTCGTGCGCGTCTCGGCGCTGAAGGCGCTCGAGGGCGACGCCGAGTGGGGCGACAAGCTCATGGAGCTCATGGACGCGGTCGACGCCTCCATCCCCGAGCCCGAGCGCGAGATCGACAAGCCGTTCCTCATGCCCGTCGAGGACGTCTTCACGATCACCGGTCGTGGCACCGTCGTCACCGGTCGCGTCGAGCGCGGCATCGTCAAGGTCTCCGAGGAGATCGAGATCGTCGGCATCCGCCCGACCTCGTCGAAGACGACCGTCACCGGTGTCGAGATGTTCCGCAAGCTGCTCGACCAGGGCCAGGCCGGCGACAACGTCGGGCTGCTCCTGCGCGGCATCAAGCGCGAGGACGTCGAGCGCGGCCAGGTCGTCGTCAAGCCGGGCTCGATCACCCCGCACACCAACTTCGAGGGCTCGGTCTACATCCTCTCGAAGGACGAGGGCGGCCGTCACACGCCGTTCTTCAACAACTACCGTCCCCAGTTCTACTTCCGGACGACGGACGTCACCGGCGTGGTCACGCTGCCCTCGGGCACCGAGATGGTCATGCCCGGCGACAACACCGAGATGACGGTGGAGCTCATCCAGCCCATCGCCATGGAGGAGGGCCTGCGCTTCGCCATCCGTGAGGGTGGCCGCACCGTCGGCGCCGGCCGGGTCGTCAAGATCAACCAGTAG
- the fusA gene encoding elongation factor G, protein MADLVNTRNIGIMAHIDAGKTTTTERILFYTGINYKIGEVHDGAATMDWMEQEQERGITITSAATKCTWNGFDINIIDTPGHVDFTVEVERSLRVLDGAVAVYDGVAGVEPQTEQVWRQAEKYGVPRMCFVNKLDRTGANFFRCVDMMVERLAANPLVLQIPIGAEGDFIGVVDLVEMRALTWRGETKLGEDYAVEEIPAELAEQAAEYRTKFLENLADFHDDIMESYLGGEEISVATLKAAIRKSTIAGEVNPVVTGSAFKNKGVQPMLDAVTDYLPSPLDVEAIVGTALDGETEVLRHADETEPFAALAFKIQTDQHLGKLTYIRVYSGRLDAGSPVLNSTKDRKERVGKIYQMHANKREERAGVGAGEIVAVNGMKQTTTGDTLCDPQKPVILESMTFPAPVISVAIEPKTKSDQEKLGTAIQKLAEEDPTFQVRLDEETGQTVISGMGELHLEILVDRMRREFNVEANVGKPQVAYRETIRKTVERYDYTHKKQTGGSGQFAKVQIALEPLEMSGDSATYAFENKVTGGRIPREYIPSVDAGMQDAMQYGILAGYPMVGVKASLLDGAYHEVDSSEMAFKIAGSIAFKEAARKASPALLEPMMAVEVVTPEENMGDVIGDLNSRRGTIQAMEERSGARVVKALVPLSEMFGYVGDLRSRTQGRASYTMVFDTYAEVPSNVAKEIIAKATGE, encoded by the coding sequence ATGGCCGACCTCGTCAACACCCGGAACATCGGGATCATGGCGCACATCGACGCCGGCAAGACCACCACCACCGAGCGGATCCTCTTCTACACGGGGATCAACTACAAGATCGGTGAGGTCCACGACGGCGCGGCCACCATGGACTGGATGGAGCAGGAGCAGGAGCGCGGCATCACCATCACGTCGGCCGCGACGAAGTGCACCTGGAACGGGTTCGACATCAACATCATCGACACCCCGGGCCACGTGGACTTCACCGTCGAGGTGGAGCGCTCGCTCCGCGTCCTCGACGGTGCCGTCGCGGTCTACGACGGTGTCGCCGGCGTGGAGCCGCAGACCGAGCAGGTCTGGCGGCAGGCAGAGAAGTACGGCGTCCCGCGCATGTGCTTCGTCAACAAGCTCGACCGCACCGGGGCGAACTTCTTCCGCTGCGTCGACATGATGGTCGAGCGCCTGGCGGCCAACCCCCTGGTCCTGCAGATCCCGATCGGTGCCGAGGGCGACTTCATCGGCGTCGTCGACCTGGTCGAGATGCGCGCCCTCACGTGGCGCGGAGAGACCAAGCTGGGCGAGGACTACGCGGTCGAGGAGATCCCGGCCGAGCTCGCCGAGCAGGCCGCGGAGTACCGGACCAAGTTCCTCGAGAACCTGGCGGACTTCCACGACGACATCATGGAGTCCTACCTCGGTGGCGAGGAGATCTCGGTCGCGACCCTCAAGGCCGCGATCCGGAAGTCCACCATCGCCGGGGAGGTCAACCCCGTCGTCACCGGTTCGGCGTTCAAGAACAAGGGCGTCCAGCCCATGCTCGACGCCGTCACCGACTACCTCCCCAGCCCGCTGGACGTCGAGGCCATCGTCGGCACCGCGCTGGACGGCGAGACCGAGGTCCTGCGGCACGCCGACGAGACCGAGCCCTTCGCGGCCCTGGCCTTCAAGATCCAGACCGACCAGCACCTGGGCAAGCTGACCTACATCCGCGTGTACTCCGGGCGTCTGGACGCCGGGTCCCCGGTGCTGAACAGCACCAAGGACCGCAAGGAGCGGGTCGGCAAGATCTACCAGATGCACGCCAACAAGCGTGAAGAGCGTGCGGGCGTCGGCGCCGGCGAGATCGTGGCCGTCAACGGCATGAAGCAGACGACGACCGGTGACACCCTCTGCGACCCGCAGAAGCCCGTCATCCTCGAGTCGATGACCTTCCCCGCGCCGGTCATCTCGGTGGCCATCGAGCCGAAGACCAAGAGCGACCAGGAGAAGCTGGGCACGGCGATCCAGAAGCTCGCCGAGGAGGACCCGACGTTCCAGGTCCGCCTGGACGAGGAGACCGGCCAGACCGTCATCTCCGGCATGGGCGAGCTCCACCTGGAGATCCTGGTCGACCGCATGCGGCGTGAGTTCAACGTCGAGGCCAACGTGGGCAAGCCCCAGGTCGCCTACCGCGAGACGATCCGCAAGACCGTCGAGCGCTACGACTACACCCACAAGAAGCAGACCGGTGGTTCCGGCCAGTTCGCGAAGGTGCAGATCGCCCTCGAGCCGCTCGAGATGAGCGGTGACTCGGCGACCTACGCCTTCGAGAACAAGGTCACCGGTGGCCGCATCCCGCGGGAGTACATCCCCTCGGTCGACGCGGGCATGCAGGACGCCATGCAGTACGGCATCCTCGCCGGCTACCCGATGGTCGGGGTCAAGGCCTCCCTGCTCGACGGCGCCTACCACGAGGTCGACTCCTCGGAGATGGCGTTCAAGATCGCCGGTTCGATCGCCTTCAAGGAGGCTGCCCGCAAGGCCAGCCCGGCTCTCCTCGAGCCGATGATGGCCGTCGAAGTCGTCACCCCCGAGGAGAACATGGGCGACGTCATCGGCGACCTGAACTCCCGCCGTGGGACCATCCAGGCGATGGAGGAGCGTTCCGGCGCCCGCGTCGTCAAGGCCCTGGTCCCGCTGTCGGAGATGTTCGGCTACGTGGGCGACCTGCGCAGCCGCACCCAGGGACGGGCGAGCTACACCATGGTGTTCGACACCTACGCCGAGGTGCCCTCCAACGTGGCCAAGGAGATCATCGCCAAGGCCACCGGCGAGTAA
- the rpsG gene encoding 30S ribosomal protein S7 has product MPRKGPAPKRPLVVDPVYQSQLVTQLVNKVLVDGKRSIAEAIVYGALEGVRAKNDTDPVVTLKRALDNVKPALEVRSRRVGGATYQVPIEVRASRSTTLGLRWLIQYSRSRREKTMTERLMNELLDASNGLGAAVKRREDTHKMAESNKAFAHYRW; this is encoded by the coding sequence ATGCCGCGCAAGGGCCCTGCCCCGAAGCGTCCGCTCGTCGTCGACCCGGTCTACCAGTCCCAGCTGGTCACCCAGCTGGTGAACAAGGTGCTCGTCGACGGCAAGCGCTCCATCGCCGAGGCGATCGTCTACGGCGCCCTCGAGGGCGTCCGGGCCAAGAACGACACCGACCCCGTCGTGACCCTCAAGCGCGCGCTGGACAACGTCAAGCCCGCCCTCGAGGTCCGCAGCCGTCGTGTCGGTGGCGCCACCTACCAGGTCCCGATCGAGGTGCGTGCCTCGCGCAGCACCACGCTGGGCCTGCGCTGGCTCATCCAGTACTCCCGGTCGCGTCGCGAGAAGACGATGACCGAGCGCCTCATGAACGAGCTGCTGGACGCCAGCAACGGCCTCGGTGCCGCGGTCAAGCGCCGCGAGGACACCCACAAGATGGCCGAGTCGAACAAGGCCTTCGCGCACTACCGCTGGTAG
- a CDS encoding 30S ribosomal protein S12 — translation MPTIQQLVRKGREDKVEKTKTPALKGSPQRRGVCTRVYTTTPKKPNSALRKVARVRLTSGVEVTAYIPGVGHNLQEHSMVLVRGGRVKDLPGVRYKIIRGSLDTQAVRGRKQARSRYGAKKEKS, via the coding sequence ATGCCCACGATCCAGCAGCTGGTCCGCAAGGGCCGCGAGGACAAGGTCGAGAAGACCAAGACCCCGGCGTTGAAGGGATCCCCTCAGCGCCGTGGCGTGTGCACGCGCGTCTACACGACGACGCCGAAGAAGCCGAACTCGGCGCTGCGCAAGGTCGCTCGCGTCCGGCTGACCAGCGGTGTCGAGGTGACGGCGTACATCCCCGGCGTCGGCCACAACCTGCAGGAGCACTCCATGGTGCTCGTGCGTGGCGGCCGCGTGAAGGACCTTCCCGGCGTCCGCTACAAGATCATCCGCGGTTCCCTGGACACCCAGGCGGTCCGTGGCCGCAAGCAGGCTCGCAGCCGCTACGGCGCGAAGAAGGAGAAGAGCTAA
- a CDS encoding acyl-CoA synthetase, whose product MADPRSSTVDDVLRRSAARVPDRVALRFADRSWTYADLDDAVTRAAGVLLAAGLEPGDRVAAYGRNSDAYLIGYLGCARAGLVHVPVNYALTGEELSYLLEQSGSRLVLVDPGLRGGLDAVLGDVPAEQVLSLRDAEGSLLERSSTGPVPELDVAVTDTDLVQLLYTSGTTSRPKGAMMTHRALVHEYLSSVVALQCAEGDDPLHCMPLYHSAGMHVFLMPYLAVGATNSLMEAPDVPEVLRRVETERTGALFLAPTVWVPLANHPDLAGRDLSSLRKAFYGASIMPVPVLQRLQQRLPGLAFYNCFGQSEIGPLATVLQPAEHDARPDSCGRPVLFVEVRVVDEDGSDVGPDVSGELLYRSPQLCTGYWANPEATEAAFQGGWFHSGDLVLRDAEGYLYVVDRIKDVINTGGVLVASREVEDALYTHPGVAEVAVVATPDDRWIEAVTAVVVRRDSPEGAAVDEAELIAHARGTLAGFKLPKRVHFVAELPRNQSGKLLKRVLRDELTADRPPVV is encoded by the coding sequence GTGGCCGACCCCCGCTCCAGCACCGTCGACGACGTCCTGCGCCGCAGCGCCGCGCGGGTGCCCGACCGGGTCGCCCTGCGGTTCGCCGACCGGAGCTGGACCTACGCCGACCTCGACGACGCGGTGACCCGGGCTGCCGGGGTGCTGCTGGCCGCCGGCCTCGAGCCCGGTGACCGGGTGGCCGCCTACGGCCGCAACTCCGACGCGTACCTGATCGGCTACCTGGGCTGCGCCCGGGCCGGCCTGGTGCACGTGCCGGTGAACTACGCGTTGACCGGCGAGGAGCTCTCCTACCTGCTCGAGCAGTCCGGCAGCCGTCTCGTCCTGGTCGACCCGGGCCTGCGTGGAGGCCTCGACGCGGTGCTGGGCGACGTGCCGGCCGAGCAGGTGCTGAGCCTGCGTGACGCCGAGGGCTCCCTGCTGGAGCGCAGCAGCACCGGCCCGGTGCCCGAGCTCGACGTGGCCGTGACCGACACCGACCTGGTGCAGCTGCTCTACACCTCGGGCACCACCAGCCGGCCCAAGGGCGCGATGATGACCCACCGCGCGCTGGTGCACGAGTACCTGTCCAGCGTGGTGGCCCTGCAGTGCGCCGAGGGCGACGACCCGCTGCACTGCATGCCGCTCTACCACTCGGCCGGGATGCACGTGTTCCTCATGCCCTACCTGGCCGTGGGGGCCACGAACTCCCTGATGGAGGCCCCCGACGTGCCCGAGGTGCTCCGCCGGGTGGAGACCGAGCGCACCGGGGCCCTCTTCCTGGCCCCCACCGTGTGGGTGCCGCTGGCCAACCACCCCGACCTGGCCGGCCGCGACCTGTCCTCGCTGCGCAAGGCCTTCTACGGGGCCTCGATCATGCCGGTGCCGGTCCTGCAGCGCCTGCAGCAGCGGCTGCCCGGGCTGGCGTTCTACAACTGCTTCGGCCAGTCCGAGATCGGCCCGCTGGCCACCGTGCTGCAGCCCGCCGAGCACGACGCCCGACCGGACTCCTGCGGCCGACCGGTGCTGTTCGTCGAGGTGCGGGTGGTGGACGAGGACGGCTCCGACGTCGGCCCCGACGTGTCCGGGGAGCTGCTGTACCGCTCCCCGCAGCTGTGCACCGGGTACTGGGCGAACCCCGAGGCGACCGAGGCCGCCTTCCAGGGCGGGTGGTTCCACTCCGGGGACCTGGTGCTCCGGGACGCCGAGGGGTACCTCTACGTCGTCGACCGGATCAAGGACGTGATCAACACCGGCGGGGTCCTGGTGGCCTCCCGGGAGGTCGAGGACGCGCTCTACACCCATCCCGGTGTCGCCGAGGTGGCCGTCGTGGCCACCCCGGACGACCGCTGGATCGAGGCGGTCACCGCGGTCGTCGTCCGCCGGGACTCCCCCGAGGGGGCTGCAGTGGACGAGGCCGAGCTGATCGCCCACGCCCGGGGCACGTTGGCCGGGTTCAAGCTGCCCAAGCGGGTGCACTTCGTCGCCGAGCTCCCCCGCAACCAGTCCGGGAAGCTGCTCAAGCGCGTGCTCCGGGACGAGCTGACCGCCGACCGGCCCCCCGTCGTCTGA
- a CDS encoding LLM class F420-dependent oxidoreductase: MRIGIQLSYSSGDFREAAQEIVELEGVGLDVAVAAEAYTFDAVSQLGYLAAVTSSVELMSGILPIYSRTPALTAMTAAGLDFVSGGRFTLGLGASGPQVVEGWHGVPYDAPLARTREVVEICRQVWRREKLEHAGPKYTVPLPADQGTGLGKPLKLINHPVRERIPVLLAAIGPKNVQLAAEIAEVWEPIWFHPERAADVWGEALSAGKAVRDPALGELGIVTGVPVAIGDDVDHLHDAVRPALALYVGGMGARGKNFYNDLAVRYGYPEAAATVQDLYLSGRKDEAAAALPDELVRAVSLIGPEGHVAERLAAFAEAGVTVVNAQPLDDTREGRRATVETLARLAHG, encoded by the coding sequence GTGCGCATCGGCATCCAGCTCAGCTACTCCTCCGGCGACTTCCGCGAGGCGGCCCAGGAGATCGTCGAGCTCGAGGGGGTGGGCCTGGACGTCGCGGTCGCCGCGGAGGCCTACACCTTCGACGCGGTCAGCCAGCTGGGGTACCTGGCGGCGGTGACCTCCTCGGTGGAGCTGATGAGCGGGATCCTCCCGATCTACAGCCGCACCCCGGCGCTGACCGCGATGACCGCGGCCGGGCTGGACTTCGTCTCCGGCGGCCGGTTCACCCTCGGGCTGGGCGCGTCCGGGCCCCAGGTGGTCGAGGGCTGGCACGGCGTCCCCTACGACGCACCCCTGGCCCGCACCCGGGAGGTCGTGGAGATCTGTCGGCAGGTGTGGCGCCGGGAGAAGCTCGAGCACGCCGGTCCGAAGTACACCGTCCCGCTGCCGGCCGACCAGGGCACCGGGCTGGGCAAGCCGCTCAAGCTGATCAACCACCCGGTGCGCGAGCGCATCCCGGTGCTGCTGGCCGCGATCGGGCCGAAGAACGTGCAGCTGGCCGCGGAGATCGCCGAGGTCTGGGAGCCCATCTGGTTCCACCCCGAGCGGGCCGCCGACGTGTGGGGCGAGGCGCTGAGCGCCGGGAAGGCCGTGCGCGACCCGGCGCTGGGCGAGCTCGGCATCGTCACCGGGGTGCCGGTGGCCATCGGGGACGACGTCGACCACCTGCACGACGCCGTTCGGCCGGCGTTGGCGCTCTACGTCGGGGGCATGGGGGCCAGGGGGAAGAACTTCTACAACGACCTCGCCGTGCGGTACGGGTACCCGGAGGCGGCTGCGACCGTCCAGGACCTCTACCTGAGCGGGCGGAAGGACGAGGCCGCGGCGGCACTGCCCGACGAGCTGGTCCGCGCGGTCTCCCTGATCGGTCCGGAGGGCCACGTCGCCGAGCGGCTGGCGGCCTTCGCCGAGGCGGGCGTGACGGTGGTGAACGCCCAGCCGCTGGACGACACCCGCGAGGGTCGTCGCGCGACCGTGGAGACCCTGGCCCGGCTCGCCCACGGCTGA
- a CDS encoding DNA-directed RNA polymerase subunit beta', with protein MLDVNFFDELRIGLASGDDIRQWSHGEVKKPETINYRTLRPEKDGLFCEKIFGPTRDWECYCGKYKRVRFKGIICERCGVEVTRAKVRRERMGHIELAAPVTHIWFFKGVPSRLGYLLDLAPKDLEKIIYFAAYLITTVDGEARHRDLPTIEAEISAEKHNLESRRDADVEGRQQKLEADLAELEAEGAKSDVRRKVREGGEREMRQMRDRAQREIDRLDEVMDTFRKLEVKQLIADEGLYRELRDRFGEYFEGGMGAAALQKLLSDFDLDAESVSLRDTIRNGKGQRKLRALKRLKVVAAFQQTRNSPMGMVLDCVPVIPPDLRPMVQLDGGRFATSDMNDLYRRVINRNNRLKRLLDLGAPEIIVNNEKRMLQESVDALFDNGRRGRPVTGPGNRPLKSLSDLLKGKQGRFRQNLLGKRVDYSGRSVIVVGPQLKLHQCGLPKQMALELFKPFVMKRLVDLNHAQNIKSAKRMVERARPVVWDVLEEVITEHPVLLNRAPTLHRLGIQAFEPQLVEGKAIQIHPLVCTAFNADFDGDQMAVHLPLSAEAQAEARILMLSSNNILSPADGRPITAPTQDMVLGLYHLTTLKAAADERGADELPKAYGSASEAVMAYDRGAIGIQERVLIRLDEVFGVDNGPKNDAWETPEDWTPGQPAVVHTSLGRVLFNEALPEDYRFVNYQVPKKELGAIVNDLAERYPKVQVAATLDALKAAGFHWATRAGITIAIDDVVTPPAKAAILERHEDEARKIEKQYERGVITDSERRAELIEIWTRARAEVSQAMVDNFPTTNPVWVMVNSGARGNMMQISQIAGMRGLVANPKGEIIPRPIKANFREGLSVLEYFISTHGARKGLADTALRTADSGYLTRRLVDVSQDVIIREEDCGTERGVLMPIGTVVDGTVTRDAHVETSVYARALAADVEATDGTVVATAGSDLGDVLIAELVDAGISEVKVRCVLTCESLLGTCATCYGRSLATGKLVDVGEAVGIIAAQSIGEPGTQLTMRTFHTGGVAGDDITHGLPRIVELFEARVPKGKAPIAELAGTVSIEDGEQFRKLTIAPDDGSDDVVYEKLSRRSRLRVEDGGHVEVGEQLTEGAVDPHEVLRIMGPREVQLHLVREVQEVYRSQGVSIHDKHIEVIIRQMLKRVTIIDSGATEFLPGALVERTLFETENRRVVSEGGEPASARPVLMGITKASLATESWLSAASFQETTKVLTDAAIQGKSDSLLGLKENVIIGKLIPAGTGISRYRNITVEPTEEARAAVYTMAGYDDGQYYSPDVFGSGTGEAVRLEEYDWRS; from the coding sequence TTGCTCGACGTCAACTTCTTCGACGAACTGCGCATCGGTCTCGCCAGCGGCGACGACATCCGTCAGTGGTCCCACGGTGAGGTCAAGAAGCCGGAGACCATCAACTACCGCACCCTCCGTCCGGAGAAGGACGGTCTCTTCTGCGAGAAGATCTTCGGTCCCACCCGGGACTGGGAGTGCTACTGCGGCAAGTACAAGCGCGTCCGCTTCAAGGGCATCATCTGCGAGCGCTGCGGCGTCGAGGTGACCCGGGCCAAGGTCCGTCGTGAGCGCATGGGGCACATCGAGCTCGCCGCCCCGGTGACCCACATCTGGTTCTTCAAGGGCGTCCCGTCCCGGTTGGGCTACCTGCTCGACCTGGCCCCCAAGGACCTCGAGAAGATCATCTACTTCGCGGCCTACCTGATCACCACGGTCGACGGCGAGGCGCGGCACCGCGACCTCCCGACGATCGAGGCCGAGATCAGCGCGGAGAAGCACAACCTGGAGAGCCGTCGCGACGCCGACGTGGAGGGTCGCCAGCAGAAGCTGGAGGCCGACCTCGCCGAGCTCGAGGCCGAGGGCGCCAAGTCCGACGTGCGCCGCAAGGTGCGCGAGGGCGGCGAGCGCGAGATGCGCCAGATGCGCGACCGCGCGCAGCGGGAGATCGACCGTCTCGACGAGGTCATGGACACCTTCCGCAAGCTCGAGGTCAAGCAGCTCATCGCCGACGAGGGCCTCTACCGCGAGCTGCGCGACCGCTTCGGTGAGTACTTCGAGGGCGGCATGGGCGCCGCGGCGCTGCAGAAGCTGCTGTCGGACTTCGACCTCGACGCCGAGTCGGTCTCGCTGCGCGACACCATCCGCAACGGCAAGGGCCAGCGCAAGCTGCGCGCGCTGAAGCGGCTCAAGGTCGTGGCCGCGTTCCAGCAGACCCGCAACTCGCCCATGGGCATGGTGCTGGACTGCGTCCCGGTCATCCCGCCGGACCTGCGCCCGATGGTGCAGCTGGACGGTGGCCGCTTCGCGACCTCGGACATGAACGACCTGTACCGCCGCGTGATCAACCGGAACAACCGGCTCAAGCGCCTGCTCGACCTGGGCGCCCCGGAGATCATCGTCAACAACGAGAAGCGGATGCTCCAGGAGTCCGTGGACGCGCTGTTCGACAACGGTCGCCGTGGCCGTCCGGTCACCGGTCCGGGCAACCGGCCCCTGAAGTCCCTGAGCGACCTGCTCAAGGGCAAGCAGGGCCGGTTCCGCCAGAACCTGCTGGGCAAGCGCGTCGACTACTCGGGCCGTTCGGTCATCGTCGTCGGCCCGCAGCTCAAGCTGCACCAGTGCGGTCTGCCCAAGCAGATGGCCCTGGAGCTCTTCAAGCCCTTCGTCATGAAGCGGCTGGTCGACCTCAACCACGCGCAGAACATCAAGTCCGCCAAGCGGATGGTCGAGCGTGCGCGCCCGGTCGTGTGGGACGTGCTGGAAGAGGTCATCACCGAGCACCCGGTGCTGCTCAACCGCGCACCCACGCTGCACCGTCTGGGCATCCAGGCCTTCGAGCCCCAGCTGGTCGAGGGCAAGGCCATCCAGATCCACCCGCTCGTCTGCACCGCGTTCAACGCGGACTTCGACGGTGACCAGATGGCGGTGCACCTGCCGCTGTCGGCCGAGGCGCAGGCCGAGGCCCGGATCCTGATGCTGAGCTCGAACAACATCCTGAGCCCGGCCGACGGTCGTCCGATCACCGCGCCGACCCAGGACATGGTGCTGGGCCTCTACCACCTCACGACCCTCAAGGCCGCGGCCGACGAGCGTGGGGCCGACGAGCTGCCCAAGGCCTACGGGTCCGCCTCGGAGGCCGTCATGGCCTACGACCGGGGTGCCATCGGCATCCAGGAGCGCGTGCTCATCCGCCTGGACGAGGTCTTCGGCGTCGACAACGGCCCGAAGAACGACGCGTGGGAGACCCCCGAGGACTGGACGCCCGGCCAGCCGGCCGTCGTGCACACCTCGCTGGGTCGGGTGCTGTTCAACGAGGCCCTGCCCGAGGACTACCGCTTCGTCAACTACCAGGTGCCGAAGAAGGAGCTCGGGGCGATCGTCAACGACCTCGCCGAGCGCTACCCCAAGGTGCAGGTCGCCGCGACCCTGGACGCCCTCAAGGCGGCCGGGTTCCACTGGGCGACCCGCGCGGGCATCACGATCGCCATCGACGACGTCGTGACCCCGCCGGCCAAGGCCGCGATCCTGGAGCGCCACGAGGACGAGGCCCGCAAGATCGAGAAGCAGTACGAGCGCGGCGTCATCACCGACTCCGAGCGTCGTGCCGAGCTCATCGAGATCTGGACCCGTGCGCGGGCCGAGGTCAGCCAGGCGATGGTGGACAACTTCCCCACCACGAACCCGGTCTGGGTCATGGTCAACTCGGGCGCCCGAGGCAACATGATGCAGATCAGCCAGATCGCCGGCATGCGTGGTCTCGTCGCCAACCCCAAGGGCGAGATCATCCCGCGGCCGATCAAGGCCAACTTCCGCGAGGGTCTGTCCGTGCTGGAGTACTTCATCTCCACGCACGGCGCCCGCAAGGGCCTGGCCGACACCGCGCTGCGCACCGCCGACTCCGGGTACCTCACCCGTCGTCTGGTGGACGTCAGCCAGGACGTCATCATCCGCGAGGAGGACTGCGGCACCGAGCGCGGCGTCCTCATGCCGATCGGCACCGTCGTGGACGGCACGGTCACCCGTGACGCCCACGTCGAGACCAGCGTCTACGCCCGGGCCCTGGCCGCGGACGTCGAGGCCACGGACGGGACGGTCGTCGCGACGGCCGGTTCCGACCTGGGCGACGTGCTCATCGCCGAGCTGGTCGACGCCGGCATCAGCGAGGTCAAGGTCCGCTGCGTGCTCACCTGTGAGTCGCTGCTGGGCACCTGCGCGACCTGCTACGGCCGTTCGCTGGCCACCGGCAAGCTCGTGGACGTCGGCGAGGCGGTCGGCATCATCGCCGCCCAGTCCATCGGCGAGCCCGGCACGCAGCTGACGATGCGCACCTTCCACACCGGTGGTGTGGCCGGTGACGACATCACCCACGGTCTGCCCCGCATCGTGGAGCTCTTCGAGGCCCGCGTCCCCAAGGGCAAGGCGCCCATCGCCGAGCTCGCCGGGACCGTGTCGATCGAGGACGGTGAGCAGTTCCGCAAGCTCACCATCGCTCCCGACGACGGCTCCGACGACGTCGTCTACGAGAAGCTGTCGCGTCGTTCGCGGCTGCGGGTCGAGGACGGCGGCCACGTCGAGGTCGGCGAGCAGCTGACCGAGGGTGCTGTCGACCCGCACGAGGTGCTGCGCATCATGGGCCCCCGCGAGGTGCAGCTGCACCTGGTCCGGGAGGTTCAGGAGGTCTACCGCAGCCAGGGCGTGTCGATCCACGACAAGCACATCGAGGTGATCATCCGCCAGATGCTGAAGCGGGTGACCATCATCGACTCCGGTGCCACGGAGTTCCTGCCGGGCGCACTCGTCGAGCGCACGCTCTTCGAGACCGAGAACCGTCGGGTGGTGTCCGAGGGCGGCGAGCCGGCCTCGGCCCGTCCGGTCCTCATGGGGATCACCAAGGCGTCGCTGGCGACCGAGTCGTGGCTGTCCGCCGCCTCGTTCCAGGAGACGACCAAGGTGCTCACCGACGCCGCGATCCAGGGCAAGAGCGACAGCCTGCTCGGGCTCAAGGAGAACGTGATCATCGGCAAGCTGATCCCGGCCGGTACCGGGATCAGCCGCTACCGCAACATCACGGTCGAGCCCACCGAGGAGGCCCGCGCCGCGGTCTACACGATGGCCGGCTACGACGACGGGCAGTACTACAGCCCGGACGTCTTCGGGTCGGGCACCGGCGAGGCCGTCCGCCTGGAGGAGTACGACTGGCGGAGCTGA